The following are encoded together in the Deinococcus soli (ex Cha et al. 2016) genome:
- a CDS encoding PQQ-dependent sugar dehydrogenase encodes MPSIRLAFPAALAATTLALLGTGCAQSSTGVAQSLKVPAGFQVNLYADGFKKPRFMVVASNGDVLLSDTGAGTVYVLPDRNRDGKADGKQVFASGLNQPHGLALRDGYLYVANTDGVVRFPYKAGDLKASAAPTKLVDLPGGGGHSTRTVEFGPDGRMYVSVGSTCNVCEESDPKRAAIWVYDADGKNGRPYATGLRNAVGLEWFGGQLYATNNGRDQLGDDLPPEGFYRVKQGGFYGWPYCYTTQPGQAQVWDKDFGRKSADTCKAATPAFALTTAHAAPLGLAFYTGKTFPAAYRGQMFVALHGSWNRSEKSGYKVITIDPQTGRVTDFLTGFLRGQNVVGRPVDLAVAADGSLLLTDDGEGRIWRIQAR; translated from the coding sequence ATGCCCTCAATCCGACTGGCCTTCCCGGCGGCGCTGGCCGCCACGACCCTCGCCCTGCTGGGCACTGGCTGCGCGCAGAGCAGCACTGGCGTGGCGCAGAGCCTCAAGGTGCCCGCCGGATTTCAGGTGAACCTGTACGCAGACGGATTCAAAAAGCCGCGTTTCATGGTGGTGGCCAGCAACGGAGACGTCCTGCTGAGCGACACCGGCGCCGGGACCGTGTACGTCCTGCCGGACCGCAACCGCGACGGGAAGGCCGACGGGAAGCAGGTATTCGCCAGCGGGTTGAACCAGCCGCACGGCCTCGCCCTGCGGGACGGATACCTGTACGTGGCGAACACGGACGGCGTGGTGCGCTTCCCCTATAAGGCCGGGGATTTGAAGGCCAGCGCCGCGCCCACGAAACTGGTGGACCTGCCGGGTGGCGGCGGGCACTCCACCCGCACGGTGGAGTTCGGCCCGGACGGGCGGATGTACGTGTCGGTGGGCAGCACCTGCAACGTCTGCGAGGAGAGTGACCCGAAACGCGCCGCGATCTGGGTGTACGACGCCGACGGGAAGAACGGCAGGCCCTACGCGACCGGCCTGCGCAACGCGGTGGGGCTGGAGTGGTTCGGCGGGCAGCTGTACGCCACGAACAACGGCCGCGACCAGCTGGGCGACGACCTCCCGCCCGAGGGGTTCTACAGGGTCAAGCAGGGTGGGTTCTACGGCTGGCCGTACTGCTACACCACCCAGCCCGGACAGGCGCAGGTGTGGGACAAGGACTTCGGGCGCAAGTCGGCCGACACCTGCAAGGCCGCCACGCCCGCCTTCGCGCTGACCACCGCGCACGCCGCGCCGCTGGGCCTGGCGTTCTACACCGGGAAGACCTTCCCCGCCGCGTACCGTGGGCAGATGTTCGTGGCGCTGCACGGCAGCTGGAACCGCAGCGAGAAGAGCGGCTACAAGGTGATCACCATCGATCCGCAGACCGGGCGGGTCACAGACTTCCTGACCGGCTTCCTGCGCGGGCAGAACGTGGTGGGCCGCCCGGTGGACCTGGCGGTCGCGGCGGACGGCTCGCTGCTGCTGACCGACGATGGCGAGGGCCGCATCTGGCGCATCCAGGCCCGCTGA